The Dyadobacter subterraneus genome window below encodes:
- a CDS encoding RNA polymerase sigma factor, which translates to MPFFQKILSDNVLIEGILSKDGSLRSFENRLYEKYAYLIREGVWKHKLSTDECSIAYSDTILTIIENIQNGRFEGRSGLKTYLYQIFNNKCVDLIRKNATNRQQVHKGSTLDDYISILPDDTRSIVQQLIDQYDLEVLHERLRELGEKCRQMLKAWSEGFMDQEIAVEMDYQSAAVVKTSRLRCMEKLREMYLKGIKKDSGRK; encoded by the coding sequence ATGCCATTTTTCCAAAAAATACTTTCTGATAATGTCCTGATAGAAGGCATCTTATCAAAAGACGGCTCGCTACGTTCTTTTGAAAATCGCCTTTATGAAAAATATGCTTACCTCATTCGCGAAGGTGTCTGGAAACACAAACTTTCTACCGATGAATGCTCCATTGCTTATTCTGATACAATTCTTACCATTATCGAAAACATTCAAAATGGACGCTTTGAAGGCCGTTCAGGACTGAAAACTTATCTCTATCAAATTTTTAATAACAAATGTGTTGACCTTATCCGAAAGAATGCGACTAATCGTCAGCAGGTTCATAAGGGAAGTACACTTGATGATTACATTAGCATACTTCCCGACGATACCCGAAGTATTGTGCAACAGCTTATAGATCAATACGATCTGGAAGTTTTGCATGAACGCCTGCGGGAATTGGGTGAAAAATGCCGGCAAATGTTGAAAGCATGGAGTGAAGGATTTATGGATCAGGAAATAGCGGTGGAGATGGACTACCAATCTGCCGCTGTTGTGAAGACCAGTCGTTTGCGTTGCATGGAAAAGTTAAGGGAAATGTATCTAAAAGGAATTAAAAAGGATAGTGGAAGAAAATAA